A genomic segment from Malus domestica chromosome 05, GDT2T_hap1 encodes:
- the LOC103428069 gene encoding LIM domain-containing protein WLIM1-like produces the protein MASFASTTQKCTACEKTVYLVDRLAADSRIYHKACFRCHHCKSTLKLINYCSFEGVLYCRPHYDQLFKRTGSLDKSFEGTPKVVKPARPSTENENAKSVSNLFAGTRDKCVGCEKTVYPIEKVSVNGTPYHKSCFKCSHGGCTISPSNYIAHEGKLYCKHHHIQLFKEKGNYSQLENEHEKLTMTEQATHMEIAAES, from the exons ATGGCAAGCTTTGCAAGCACCACGCAAAAGTGTACAGCCTGCGAAAAGACTGTGTATCTGGTTGATCGGTTGGCCGCCGATTCCAGAATTTACCACAAGGCCTGCTTCCGATGCCACCACTGCAAGAGTACCCTCAAG CTCATCAACTATTGTTCATTTGAGGGGGTTCTCTACTGCAGGCCTCACTATGATCAACTCTTCAAGCGAACTGGCAGCCTGGACAAGAGTTTTGAAG GAACACCAAAAGTCGTAAAGCCAGCAAGACCTTCAAcggaaaatgag AATGCCAAGTCAGTCTCAAACTTGTTTGCCGGTACCAGAGATAAATGTGTGGGCTGTGAGAAAACTGTTTATCCAATTGAGAAG GTTTCCGTCAACGGGACTCCATACCACAAGAGTTGCTTCAAATGCAGCCATGGAGGTTGCACCATAAGCCCATCCAATTACATTGCACATGAAGGAAAGCTCTACTGCAAACACCACCACATCCAACTCTTCAAGGAGAAAGGAAATTACAGCCAGCTCGAGAACGAACACGAAAAGCTTACAATGACTGAGCAAGCCACTCATATGGAGATTGCTGCTGAATCATGA